The Tindallia magadiensis genome includes a region encoding these proteins:
- a CDS encoding substrate-binding domain-containing protein has protein sequence MSTNPKDPFTKNSIESFSQFHLSLQGKNNKQLSTDKLFLLLEKIEKEGSISKAAADLKFSYRYAWGLIQDAEKAFSITLLHKKVGGSSGGGASLTENASKMLRHYQTLRDTVKDQLHLLLDFPTKQTKDPSASPSPAQTFQFLLLASTMEPIATGLLDHLEKQYYQQTGVLVRHVGVGSGKAMEIGRKGGADLLLVHSPSLEKRFMQEGWGAYRKTIMTNQYLLVGPPSDPAGLGNLKETAGIHAFFRQLAFTQVPFLSRNDGSGTHSKEREIWENSGSFPKEPVIIPTNGVSDNIEVLSMAIKKSAYALTDSTSYRLFTAKSRLTVFFGASPSSDAMLTNPFSIIVPRRKEVEADSDEPYKAAMNFVRWLTGPEGEKIIKNFPEENGEAPYFDVYCT, from the coding sequence ATGTCAACCAATCCAAAAGATCCTTTCACGAAAAACTCCATAGAATCTTTCAGCCAGTTCCACCTCTCCCTGCAGGGAAAAAACAACAAACAACTTTCAACGGATAAGCTGTTTCTTTTGCTGGAAAAAATAGAGAAAGAAGGATCTATCTCCAAAGCCGCTGCTGATCTGAAATTTTCTTATCGTTATGCCTGGGGCTTGATTCAAGATGCCGAAAAAGCTTTTTCGATTACCTTATTACATAAAAAAGTAGGTGGTTCAAGCGGCGGCGGTGCTTCCCTAACAGAAAATGCCTCCAAAATGCTTCGCCACTATCAAACGCTTCGGGATACGGTAAAGGATCAGCTCCATCTTTTACTGGACTTTCCCACCAAACAAACAAAAGATCCATCAGCTTCTCCTTCTCCAGCCCAAACCTTCCAGTTTCTGTTATTAGCCAGCACCATGGAACCTATTGCTACCGGCCTTTTAGATCATTTAGAGAAGCAATATTACCAGCAAACCGGCGTACTGGTACGCCATGTAGGGGTGGGAAGTGGTAAAGCCATGGAAATTGGCAGAAAAGGCGGGGCTGACCTGTTATTGGTCCACTCTCCTTCTTTGGAAAAAAGATTTATGCAGGAAGGATGGGGAGCTTACCGAAAAACAATCATGACCAATCAATACCTTCTGGTTGGACCTCCTTCCGACCCAGCAGGATTGGGAAACCTGAAAGAAACGGCGGGCATTCATGCTTTTTTCCGCCAGTTAGCCTTCACGCAGGTACCTTTTTTAAGTCGCAATGATGGTTCCGGTACCCATTCAAAGGAGAGGGAAATCTGGGAAAACAGTGGTTCCTTTCCAAAAGAACCGGTCATTATTCCGACCAATGGTGTTTCTGATAACATAGAAGTATTGTCTATGGCTATCAAAAAATCAGCTTATGCGTTAACGGATTCCACCAGTTACCGCCTGTTTACAGCAAAGTCCCGGCTGACTGTATTTTTTGGGGCGTCTCCCTCTTCTGATGCCATGCTCACCAATCCCTTTTCCATCATTGTTCCCCGTCGAAAAGAGGTGGAGGCAGATAGTGATGAGCCCTACAAAGCAGCGATGAACTTTGTCCGTTGGCTTACTGGACCAGAAGGAGAAAAAATCATTAAAAACTTTCCTGAAGAAAATGGTGAAGCCCCTTATTTTGATGTATACTGTACTTAA
- a CDS encoding iron-containing alcohol dehydrogenase, with protein MSLKWFRVPADVVFGQGSLSYLAGLKGKKAVLVTGGQSMKKHGFLDQAQAYLEKAGMEVDIIDGVEPDPSIETVIKGGQRMAAFEPDWIIAIGGGSALDAAKIMWVYYEQPETKFQDLIEGKFPTLRQKARLVTIPSTSGTASEITAFSVITDRENHIKYPLVSYQMTPDIAILDADLPAKMPPHITANTGMDVMAHAVEAIASTNTSSYTDALATEAIRLVFQHLPTACKDGHNMEARDAMHNASAIAGMAFTNSSLGIVHSMAHKIGGEFGVTHGLANAILMPYIVEFNQSATDKYKSVEQLLGIEDLAQALKDLNQRIGIPLTFREVEEVSITEEAFQQVLDRMSQNALDDPCTLTNPRKPDVADIKAIYQKAFQGV; from the coding sequence ATGAGTTTAAAATGGTTCCGAGTTCCTGCTGACGTTGTTTTTGGACAAGGCTCCCTGTCCTATCTGGCTGGTCTTAAAGGAAAAAAAGCGGTATTGGTGACCGGTGGTCAGTCCATGAAGAAGCATGGGTTTTTAGATCAGGCACAAGCCTATTTAGAAAAAGCGGGAATGGAAGTGGATATTATCGACGGAGTTGAACCAGACCCTTCTATTGAAACCGTTATCAAAGGCGGTCAGCGAATGGCGGCATTTGAACCAGATTGGATCATCGCTATTGGTGGTGGTTCTGCATTAGATGCGGCTAAAATTATGTGGGTATACTATGAGCAGCCGGAAACAAAGTTTCAGGATTTAATAGAGGGAAAATTTCCGACCCTTCGTCAGAAAGCTCGTCTGGTAACCATTCCTTCTACCAGTGGTACCGCTTCTGAAATTACCGCTTTTTCAGTGATTACGGATCGAGAAAATCATATTAAATATCCATTAGTCTCTTATCAAATGACACCGGATATTGCTATTTTAGATGCCGATCTGCCTGCAAAAATGCCTCCCCATATCACCGCGAATACGGGGATGGATGTCATGGCTCATGCCGTAGAGGCCATCGCTTCTACAAATACATCCAGTTACACGGATGCCCTGGCGACAGAAGCTATCCGTCTGGTCTTCCAACATTTACCTACGGCCTGCAAAGATGGTCACAATATGGAAGCTAGGGATGCGATGCATAATGCTTCGGCAATTGCCGGCATGGCCTTTACCAATTCTTCTCTTGGTATTGTCCACAGCATGGCACATAAAATTGGTGGTGAGTTTGGCGTTACCCATGGTTTGGCCAATGCTATTTTAATGCCTTACATTGTTGAATTTAATCAATCAGCCACCGATAAGTATAAAAGCGTAGAACAATTATTAGGTATTGAGGATCTGGCTCAGGCCTTAAAAGATTTAAATCAACGCATTGGCATTCCTCTTACTTTCCGCGAAGTGGAGGAAGTATCTATTACAGAGGAAGCCTTTCAACAGGTACTGGATCGTATGAGCCAGAATGCTTTGGATGACCCCTGTACACTCACTAACCCCCGAAAGCCCGATGTGGCTGATATAAAAGCCATTTATCAAAAAGCTTTTCAGGGAGTTTAA
- a CDS encoding chemotaxis protein CheX: MDVKWINPFIDAFKHVMPQLGFETIERKNLRLGEGKLKSSGVIMNLGIVGELQGNVVYHLEMETAKAIASKMMMGMPVETLDSMAESALSELSNMLTANASINFSQMDIETNISTPTLMYGDNFEVVMNMPQYICIEMLADGLALQINVAVDSKEK; encoded by the coding sequence ATGGACGTAAAATGGATCAATCCATTTATTGATGCTTTTAAGCATGTAATGCCTCAATTAGGCTTTGAAACCATTGAACGAAAAAACCTTCGCTTAGGAGAGGGAAAATTAAAAAGCAGTGGTGTCATTATGAACCTGGGTATTGTTGGCGAGTTGCAGGGCAATGTGGTCTACCACCTGGAAATGGAAACCGCTAAAGCTATTGCTTCTAAAATGATGATGGGCATGCCGGTGGAAACCTTGGATTCCATGGCCGAAAGTGCGCTTTCAGAACTGTCCAATATGTTAACAGCTAATGCCAGCATTAATTTTTCCCAGATGGATATTGAAACCAATATTTCTACCCCAACGCTCATGTATGGGGACAATTTTGAAGTGGTGATGAATATGCCTCAGTATATTTGCATTGAAATGCTGGCCGATGGTCTTGCCCTTCAAATCAATGTTGCTGTGGATTCCAAAGAAAAATAA
- a CDS encoding Na/Pi cotransporter family protein produces the protein MFFSLALGLLGGLGLFLYGMKQMSTGMQKAAGEKLHRILEILTANPYMATLTGIIVTVLVQSSSTTNVMAIGFASAGLMNLSQTVGTMLGANIGTTVTAQLISFDISVIIYPAIALGAYLNLFTSRGLHKAIGQAILGIGLLFLGLNAMSDAMIPLREYAPFVNMLARFGQTPVLGMLAGALFTAVIQSSSATAGVVIALTLQGIIDTPSSIAIVLGANIGTSITAAIASIGTNLTARRSVLAIVTVKVTGVILALIFFQPFLALVSLTGSSVTRQVANAHTIFNILNVLLFFPFLTPFLRQIQKLMPGEEIVVETGSKYLNPKAQKTTSLAISAARQELLRMAAIARGMLQDSVRIFVREERGIIGATRQKEELIDSLEKDITIFLTGISQKALSSQQSQTITALLHCSSDLERIGDHAHNIIHLAELKMDERLPFSEEACIELEQMHQLVDEMIEGAMEAFEKEDTALARKIIAKDHDVDSMERNLRKGHIERLNQKVCRPQSGVVFLDIISNLERVADHATNMAEVVTGDF, from the coding sequence ATGTTTTTCTCACTTGCCCTAGGTCTGCTGGGAGGTCTGGGGCTCTTTCTCTATGGAATGAAACAGATGTCTACGGGCATGCAAAAAGCGGCCGGCGAAAAATTGCACCGTATTTTAGAAATTCTGACAGCCAATCCCTATATGGCTACGCTGACCGGTATTATTGTCACCGTACTGGTACAAAGCAGCAGTACTACCAATGTCATGGCTATCGGCTTTGCTAGTGCCGGATTAATGAATCTGTCCCAAACCGTAGGTACCATGCTGGGCGCTAATATTGGTACTACTGTAACGGCTCAGTTGATTTCTTTTGACATTTCCGTGATTATCTATCCTGCCATTGCGCTGGGTGCTTACCTCAATCTTTTCACCTCCAGAGGCCTTCACAAAGCCATTGGTCAGGCTATTCTGGGAATCGGCCTTCTTTTTCTTGGCCTGAACGCCATGTCCGACGCAATGATTCCTCTGCGGGAGTATGCGCCTTTTGTCAACATGTTAGCCCGTTTTGGTCAGACACCGGTTTTAGGAATGTTGGCAGGTGCTCTTTTCACAGCGGTTATTCAAAGCAGCAGTGCCACAGCCGGTGTGGTGATTGCCCTGACATTACAAGGAATTATTGACACGCCTTCTTCCATCGCCATTGTATTAGGCGCTAATATTGGTACCAGTATTACAGCCGCTATTGCCAGCATCGGCACTAATTTAACAGCACGCCGATCTGTTCTGGCCATTGTAACCGTAAAAGTGACCGGCGTTATCCTGGCACTCATCTTTTTTCAGCCTTTTTTGGCCCTGGTATCCCTTACAGGGAGCAGCGTTACCCGACAAGTAGCGAATGCCCATACTATTTTTAATATACTCAATGTCTTGCTTTTCTTTCCTTTTTTAACGCCTTTCCTGCGTCAGATACAAAAGCTGATGCCGGGAGAAGAAATAGTGGTGGAAACCGGCTCCAAATACCTTAATCCGAAAGCTCAGAAAACAACCTCATTGGCTATCAGTGCGGCCCGTCAAGAACTACTCCGGATGGCCGCCATTGCCCGGGGAATGTTACAGGATTCGGTACGTATTTTTGTTCGAGAAGAAAGAGGAATCATTGGTGCTACCCGTCAAAAGGAAGAGTTAATTGACAGTCTGGAAAAAGATATTACGATTTTTCTTACAGGAATCTCTCAGAAAGCCCTTAGTTCTCAACAATCTCAAACCATTACGGCCTTGCTGCATTGCAGCAGTGATCTGGAAAGAATTGGAGACCATGCCCATAATATTATTCATCTGGCAGAACTTAAAATGGACGAACGCCTTCCTTTTTCCGAAGAAGCCTGTATTGAGCTGGAACAAATGCATCAATTAGTAGACGAAATGATTGAAGGTGCTATGGAAGCTTTTGAAAAAGAAGATACGGCCCTTGCCCGAAAAATCATCGCTAAGGATCATGATGTGGACAGCATGGAAAGAAATCTTCGAAAAGGGCATATTGAGCGCTTAAATCAAAAAGTCTGTCGTCCTCAGTCCGGCGTGGTATTTCTGGATATTATCAGCAACCTGGAAAGAGTAGCGGACCATGCCACGAATATGGCAGAAGTGGTTACAGGAGATTTTTAG
- a CDS encoding chemotaxis protein, whose amino-acid sequence MDKQKGILLESGTNELEIVEFRIGENYFGINVAKVKEIIPFTKPTSIPNSHPCIRGIFKPRDEVITAVDLPRYLNFPEEKSDQARYIISHFNQITVGFLVDAVVGIHRISWEKVEKPDETIFSGHEGIATGIVKLEEKLIVVLDFEKILADISPNTGIQVADVSKLGPRNRSEKPILIAEDSKMLANMLLDSLHAAGYTFVTVMPNGKEAWDMLEAIKKDKSKPWKERVSLLITDIEMPRMDGHSLTKKVKDDEDLQELPIIIFSSLIDDQMRRKGEALGANDQISKPEINRLVETIDRLIL is encoded by the coding sequence TTGGACAAACAAAAAGGAATTTTATTGGAAAGTGGTACCAATGAATTGGAAATTGTTGAGTTTCGCATAGGTGAAAATTATTTTGGCATCAATGTAGCAAAAGTAAAAGAAATCATTCCATTTACGAAACCTACCAGCATTCCTAATTCACATCCATGTATTAGAGGAATTTTTAAGCCAAGGGATGAAGTGATTACAGCCGTAGACCTTCCCCGATATCTGAACTTTCCGGAAGAAAAAAGTGATCAGGCCCGGTACATTATCTCTCATTTTAACCAGATTACCGTTGGATTTTTGGTTGATGCGGTGGTGGGGATCCACCGAATTTCCTGGGAAAAAGTTGAAAAGCCGGATGAAACTATTTTTTCTGGTCATGAAGGAATTGCCACAGGTATTGTAAAATTGGAAGAAAAGCTGATTGTGGTTCTGGACTTTGAAAAAATCCTGGCGGATATCAGTCCCAATACAGGGATTCAGGTGGCTGACGTTTCAAAGCTGGGACCTAGAAACCGAAGCGAAAAACCAATTTTAATTGCAGAAGACTCGAAAATGTTGGCGAATATGCTCCTAGATTCGCTGCATGCTGCTGGATATACCTTTGTAACGGTGATGCCAAACGGAAAAGAAGCCTGGGATATGCTGGAAGCCATTAAAAAAGATAAGAGCAAGCCTTGGAAGGAACGAGTATCTTTGTTGATTACGGACATTGAAATGCCAAGAATGGATGGTCATTCTCTGACCAAAAAAGTCAAGGATGATGAAGACCTTCAAGAGTTACCGATCATTATTTTCTCATCCCTGATTGATGATCAGATGCGGCGAAAAGGAGAAGCTCTCGGAGCTAATGACCAAATTAGTAAACCGGAAATTAATCGACTGGTAGAAACCATCGATCGTTTGATTTTATAA
- a CDS encoding ATP-binding protein has protein sequence MEKKKWSLQRILIGSFLVIIIGIVSTFILLLHHDYQFLYQEKGRQLTNAFNRHVHAEIENLLMEPLLINHFFRSRLQEDALFLQDDLSEIEALQKRIFQEYVHQIPQVSVLSYGDEQGRYAGLRRNQDGTQNVMLKDRRTEDALIIFSGEEITSPPALILEDYDLHQRPFYQPLIQNPVPSWSSLYVNQDERMEVTVTHMLPLFDKNAQFSGVSAVDVSLFGLQELLQKDELLRSGEGVIYIVDDKWNLVAHSGEEPWIHVQDETGELTIEKASTLPHPLINHSSQYILQQDVPLGEPLAIPHPDMPYYAIYSPLTIEDLPHWQVVVALPEESLMGAVRERQHYTIMIILVLVIVLTVLGIWFLQKIIAPIYQTSKAAKEIAAGHWNVDLPVTDSMIAETHQLVTSFQQMTVSLQSSFEKLENSKQKYQDLFNNKSEELKRAMSELIDREKLASLGGLVAGVSHEINTPLGTSISSVSYISHQTEKVFRQLEDNSLTEEGLYGYFHDLQESLKLLENNLERSAHLVNSFKEIAVNQNIESPQSFQLKTVINNVILSLKHEYKHQQHQFQVDCPENLWIHSYPGVYSQILTNLVMNSIIHGLSDQHRGLITIKAAMKHGTLQIVYGDNGSGLTEEVKKNIFEPFFTTKRGKGSSGLGMSIVHNLVTQKLKGSIRCSGQVNQGVLFHIEAPIQYK, from the coding sequence ATGGAAAAAAAGAAATGGTCTTTGCAACGTATTTTAATAGGCTCTTTTTTGGTTATTATTATCGGAATTGTTTCTACTTTTATTCTATTGCTTCATCATGATTATCAGTTTCTATATCAGGAAAAAGGCCGACAACTTACCAATGCCTTTAACCGACATGTTCATGCGGAAATAGAAAATCTGTTGATGGAACCATTGCTTATCAACCATTTTTTTCGTTCACGCCTTCAGGAAGATGCCCTTTTTCTACAGGATGACTTATCCGAAATAGAAGCGCTTCAAAAACGCATTTTTCAAGAATACGTTCACCAGATTCCCCAGGTCAGTGTTCTTTCTTATGGTGATGAACAGGGTCGATATGCTGGTCTGCGAAGAAATCAAGATGGAACCCAAAACGTAATGCTGAAAGACCGTAGAACAGAGGATGCCTTAATTATTTTCTCAGGCGAAGAAATAACCTCTCCACCAGCCCTTATTCTGGAAGACTATGATTTGCATCAGCGTCCCTTTTATCAACCGCTGATACAGAATCCGGTACCCAGCTGGTCTTCTTTATACGTTAACCAAGATGAACGGATGGAGGTTACCGTCACTCATATGCTGCCTCTTTTTGATAAAAATGCACAGTTTTCTGGTGTCAGTGCTGTTGATGTTTCCCTATTTGGACTGCAGGAACTTTTACAAAAAGATGAACTGCTTCGCTCCGGTGAAGGGGTTATTTATATTGTCGATGATAAGTGGAATTTGGTGGCTCACTCCGGAGAAGAACCCTGGATTCATGTACAGGATGAAACCGGAGAACTGACCATCGAAAAAGCCTCTACTTTGCCTCATCCTCTGATCAATCATTCCTCCCAGTATATCCTGCAGCAGGACGTACCCTTGGGAGAACCCTTAGCCATTCCTCACCCTGACATGCCTTACTATGCTATTTATTCCCCTCTTACCATAGAAGATCTACCCCATTGGCAGGTGGTAGTTGCATTACCGGAAGAAAGTTTGATGGGAGCCGTCAGAGAACGACAACATTACACGATTATGATAATCCTGGTTTTAGTCATAGTGCTGACGGTTCTGGGAATATGGTTTCTTCAAAAGATCATCGCTCCTATCTACCAAACCTCCAAAGCTGCCAAAGAAATAGCCGCCGGTCATTGGAACGTAGATTTACCCGTAACTGATTCTATGATAGCTGAAACCCATCAGTTAGTTACTTCCTTCCAGCAGATGACCGTCTCTTTACAGAGTAGTTTTGAAAAATTGGAGAATAGCAAACAAAAATACCAGGATCTGTTTAACAATAAATCGGAAGAATTAAAGCGTGCCATGAGCGAACTGATCGATCGGGAAAAACTGGCTTCTTTAGGTGGTTTGGTAGCCGGCGTCTCCCATGAAATTAACACCCCTTTAGGAACTTCGATCTCCTCGGTTTCATATATCAGCCACCAAACAGAAAAAGTTTTTCGGCAGCTGGAGGACAACAGCTTGACAGAAGAAGGACTTTATGGTTATTTTCATGATTTACAGGAAAGTCTGAAGCTATTGGAAAACAATTTGGAACGATCCGCCCATTTAGTAAACAGTTTCAAAGAAATTGCGGTTAATCAAAACATTGAATCGCCACAAAGCTTCCAGCTAAAAACCGTTATCAATAACGTAATTCTTAGCTTAAAGCATGAATATAAACATCAGCAACACCAATTTCAGGTTGATTGTCCGGAGAATTTGTGGATCCATAGCTATCCCGGCGTTTACTCTCAGATCTTGACAAACTTGGTGATGAATTCCATCATCCATGGATTATCCGATCAGCATCGTGGATTGATTACCATCAAAGCTGCTATGAAACATGGTACCTTACAAATTGTTTATGGAGACAATGGCTCCGGATTAACAGAAGAAGTGAAAAAAAATATTTTTGAGCCTTTCTTTACCACCAAACGTGGAAAAGGCAGCAGCGGTCTGGGAATGAGCATTGTTCACAACCTGGTAACCCAAAAATTAAAAGGCTCTATCCGTTGCAGTGGTCAGGTCAATCAAGGTGTTTTATTTCACATAGAAGCACCGATTCAGTATAAATAA
- a CDS encoding response regulator, with amino-acid sequence MRLENNLIKRVVVVDDSPFSIRILSDMLAELELEVVGKASSLEEVQTVIAQEKPDIVTMDMTIPGTDGIECTEAVKKIHPDARVIMISSMKDDAIVKRSKKAGASGYVQKPVDPEELKNVIHRITSEEEMLQELLELSNDAFQEALMDNINRFSGEKAEGVAIEGSFKESKGVSVVIGVIGAFNGRFVMDFSYQTGVKIVEKVLQQDSASLDDVLNMAAEIANMIAGNACSTINRMKPFYDLRLAPPTVYHGDSLVLSSANVTGNSFMAKTSFGDIAMTVGFAKGEISWT; translated from the coding sequence ATGCGTTTAGAGAATAACCTTATCAAACGCGTGGTGGTTGTGGACGATTCTCCCTTTTCCATTCGAATACTAAGTGATATGTTAGCTGAATTGGAGCTGGAAGTAGTGGGAAAAGCCAGTTCCCTGGAAGAAGTTCAGACCGTCATTGCCCAGGAAAAACCAGATATTGTCACCATGGATATGACCATCCCTGGAACGGATGGTATTGAATGTACGGAGGCTGTTAAAAAAATTCATCCGGATGCCAGGGTCATTATGATTAGCTCGATGAAAGATGATGCCATTGTTAAGCGATCAAAAAAAGCTGGTGCTTCCGGTTATGTACAAAAACCCGTTGATCCAGAAGAGTTAAAAAATGTGATCCATCGCATTACTAGTGAAGAAGAGATGCTTCAGGAACTGTTAGAGCTTAGTAATGATGCTTTTCAGGAAGCATTAATGGATAATATTAATCGGTTTTCCGGAGAAAAAGCAGAAGGTGTTGCTATAGAAGGTTCTTTTAAGGAATCCAAGGGCGTCTCCGTAGTTATTGGTGTGATTGGTGCCTTTAATGGCCGCTTTGTCATGGACTTTTCCTATCAAACCGGCGTAAAGATAGTTGAAAAAGTGCTTCAACAAGATTCCGCTTCCTTAGATGATGTGCTGAATATGGCCGCTGAAATTGCCAATATGATTGCCGGAAATGCCTGCTCTACCATTAACCGAATGAAACCTTTTTATGATTTAAGACTGGCACCGCCTACGGTCTACCATGGTGACTCTCTGGTGCTTTCCAGTGCCAATGTAACTGGAAACAGTTTTATGGCTAAAACATCCTTTGGTGATATCGCCATGACGGTGGGTTTCGCAAAGGGGGAGATTTCATGGACGTAA
- a CDS encoding HD domain-containing phosphohydrolase, producing the protein MNTFDSISTRSKHGFFLPLLRLFSIALFLLWLSPAIFASTSEKNHPTLIIGDDLHYPPYSYLDENGEATGFNVELARAIGRAMNLEVEIRLDEWTRIRQALEDGEIHAISGMFRSPERESLYLFSSHHSITAGDLFAPSGTRINQLREVEGATVAVQEADIVAEYLEAQDLDLTFIEVYNVKDALRLVEEGHADYAGVLKMPGMYLIDAYEIDLIPQNLSLNTNQYAMAVMPDNRDILLMLNGGMEILKATGEYQELYDQWLGIYEEPDPREFFYRYRWIIMAVLALISGLATLVILMRHLIRRKTEELLSVNTEMEAAMEELIAMEQELRDQLDQLRKSQEKLHSSEEKNKAILAALPDIMFLFNDAGYFLDCHCSDEESLLYSPDDFLGKQIQEIFPGTLSGQTLHSIQLALETKELQLFDYELMLNGETYTFEMRLTPLNEKEVIGLARNITSGRRHQAQVEYLSYHDQLTGLFNRRFIEEELHRLDTPYNLPICVIMADVNGLKMVNDSFGYTVGDTMLKTTATILREHCHQDEIIARIGGDEFVILAPGMTNESAEKLVKGIQHHCRYTEIETIELSISFGWDTKESEEKDIHEVFKNAENYMHKKKIFERPSMRSKTIHAIIKTLHEKNPREEEHSQRVSDLCIKTAQVMNFSDHQLNEIRTVGLLHDIGKISIDESILNKPGKLTDEEYLAIKRHPQIGFNILSAVSDMKEIAEYVLAHHERWDGTGYPRGLKGESIPLQARIIAIADAYDAMIGERSYRQSLSPDEAAMELLAHAGTQFDPELTELFIHEVLNIEW; encoded by the coding sequence ATGAACACTTTTGATAGCATTTCAACCCGAAGTAAACACGGCTTTTTCCTCCCTTTATTAAGGCTATTTTCCATAGCCCTATTTCTTCTTTGGCTTTCTCCTGCTATTTTTGCTTCTACCTCAGAGAAAAATCATCCCACGCTTATTATTGGCGACGACCTTCATTATCCACCCTACAGCTATCTCGATGAAAATGGAGAAGCTACCGGTTTTAATGTTGAACTTGCCCGAGCTATTGGTCGAGCCATGAACTTGGAGGTGGAAATCCGTCTTGATGAATGGACGAGGATCCGTCAAGCCTTGGAGGACGGAGAAATCCATGCTATTTCCGGTATGTTCCGATCTCCGGAACGAGAATCCTTATACCTTTTTTCTTCCCATCACAGCATCACCGCCGGCGATCTTTTCGCTCCTTCCGGCACCCGGATCAACCAACTTCGTGAAGTGGAAGGTGCTACGGTGGCTGTTCAAGAGGCGGATATTGTTGCTGAGTATCTGGAGGCTCAGGATTTAGATCTCACCTTTATAGAAGTTTATAATGTAAAGGATGCTCTCCGACTGGTCGAAGAAGGCCATGCTGATTATGCCGGTGTATTAAAAATGCCAGGTATGTATCTCATTGATGCTTACGAAATAGATCTGATTCCACAAAACCTTTCCCTGAACACCAATCAATATGCCATGGCCGTAATGCCGGACAATCGGGATATCTTATTGATGTTAAACGGGGGCATGGAAATCCTCAAAGCTACCGGCGAATATCAAGAACTATATGATCAGTGGCTGGGCATTTATGAAGAACCGGATCCCAGAGAATTTTTCTACCGGTACCGATGGATCATCATGGCTGTTCTGGCTCTCATTTCCGGTCTTGCCACGCTTGTCATCCTTATGCGCCATCTGATCCGACGAAAAACCGAAGAACTGCTTTCTGTTAACACCGAAATGGAAGCCGCCATGGAAGAACTGATCGCTATGGAACAGGAACTTCGTGATCAGCTAGATCAATTGCGTAAAAGTCAGGAAAAACTCCATAGCAGCGAAGAAAAAAACAAAGCGATTCTAGCCGCCTTACCGGATATTATGTTTCTTTTTAACGATGCCGGTTATTTCTTAGACTGTCATTGCAGTGATGAAGAAAGCCTTTTGTATTCCCCTGATGATTTTCTTGGCAAACAAATTCAGGAAATATTTCCCGGCACTTTGTCCGGTCAAACATTGCATTCCATTCAGCTGGCTCTAGAAACCAAAGAACTTCAATTATTTGATTATGAACTGATGCTCAACGGTGAAACCTATACCTTTGAAATGCGATTAACGCCCCTGAATGAAAAAGAAGTCATCGGCCTTGCCCGTAATATCACCTCTGGCCGCCGTCATCAGGCACAGGTGGAATACTTGAGTTATCACGATCAGCTCACCGGTCTGTTTAACCGCCGCTTTATTGAAGAAGAACTCCACCGTCTAGATACACCTTATAATCTGCCTATTTGTGTCATTATGGCGGATGTTAATGGCTTAAAGATGGTGAACGACTCCTTTGGATATACGGTAGGAGATACTATGTTAAAAACAACTGCCACCATTCTTAGAGAACATTGCCATCAAGACGAAATTATTGCACGGATTGGCGGTGACGAGTTCGTTATTCTGGCCCCCGGCATGACCAATGAATCGGCGGAAAAGCTAGTAAAAGGCATCCAGCACCATTGCCGATATACGGAAATCGAAACCATCGAACTTTCTATTTCCTTTGGATGGGATACAAAAGAATCCGAAGAAAAAGATATTCATGAAGTATTTAAGAATGCAGAAAATTACATGCATAAAAAGAAAATTTTTGAAAGGCCCAGCATGCGCAGCAAAACCATTCATGCCATTATAAAAACCCTTCATGAAAAAAATCCACGGGAGGAGGAGCATTCCCAACGAGTTTCAGATCTATGCATCAAAACGGCTCAAGTCATGAATTTTAGTGATCACCAACTTAATGAAATCCGAACCGTTGGATTGCTCCATGATATTGGTAAAATTTCCATCGATGAATCGATACTGAACAAACCTGGCAAGCTGACGGATGAAGAGTATTTAGCGATTAAAAGACATCCACAGATTGGCTTTAATATTCTCAGTGCCGTCAGTGATATGAAAGAAATCGCTGAGTATGTTTTGGCTCATCATGAACGATGGGATGGCACTGGTTATCCCCGTGGCCTTAAAGGCGAATCCATTCCTTTACAGGCACGAATCATTGCCATTGCCGATGCTTACGATGCCATGATTGGTGAAAGAAGCTACCGGCAATCCCTGTCCCCGGATGAGGCAGCCATGGAACTACTGGCCCATGCCGGTACTCAGTTTGACCCTGAACTAACGGAACTTTTTATCCATGAAGTTTTAAATATTGAGTGGTAA